One window of Staphylococcus chromogenes genomic DNA carries:
- a CDS encoding phage/plasmid primase, P4 family translates to MYDKIPYELQELDHWCCFKIEQGTNGRKTKRPYNPLTNELAKSNDESTWVSFEDAASLSVNYDGVGFFFKEPYIGVDLDDVSQEITEYLENDDSDNIISEFIDVLETYAEISPSGNGIHLILKGELPPKGRRRGNVEIYDKGRFFTMTGNNIGGYQGIAEDEMNKLSYLHSKYILKPDTEKKVINTSKGFGNDLSADQIIDIAKKSKNGLRFTTLFEGDWSQFYSSQSEADLAFCNDLAFWTARDPHKMDEIFRKSVLYRDKWDNTHGDDTYGNQTISKAIDGCQNEFIPEVSPDNDFQIYVMDQDVKPAKKNKRYSYDDTGNAERLKDKFGDFIRYNYTAKKWMYYDGKRWKVDDSGKMKTLVDKIVASLKDEKIAAEHYEGYKEEEIKKFRTRHWKDSRNHNKKENMMKECQHLLPIHNHNFDTDFSLFNTQNGYINLNNGELLDHDKNKYFTKISNIEYTDKADCPKWEQFLDDIFLGNQELIKFIQRCIGYSLSGYTTEQVLFVLYGNGRNGKSVFLDVINEVFGDYSTNIQPQVIMTSKLGNNGGPTPELAKLDGARFVTTTEPNEGDRFDEGLLKQITGGDRISARKLHENSFEFTPQLKLWMATNHKPYVRGTDEGIWRRFVIIPFAKQIPLHEVDRELPQKLKEELPAIIKWCVDGYLEWQRIGLSEPAIVKEQRDEYRAEMDPIEMFLEECCVRKNEMTRIKSSVLFQAYDDWAKENNQYRMTNTKFGIEMKKKLKWLTSNGVHYLGVELLKEHNPNYFKLKM, encoded by the coding sequence ATGTACGACAAGATCCCTTATGAGTTACAAGAATTGGATCATTGGTGTTGTTTCAAAATAGAACAGGGTACAAACGGACGTAAGACAAAACGTCCGTATAACCCTCTAACCAATGAATTAGCAAAGTCGAATGATGAATCAACGTGGGTGTCTTTTGAAGATGCTGCAAGTTTATCAGTCAATTATGACGGAGTAGGATTTTTCTTTAAAGAACCTTATATAGGTGTGGATTTAGATGACGTAAGTCAAGAGATTACTGAATATTTAGAAAACGATGATTCGGACAACATTATTTCGGAGTTTATAGATGTGCTTGAAACATATGCAGAAATTAGTCCGTCAGGAAATGGAATCCATTTAATTCTTAAAGGTGAATTGCCACCTAAAGGACGCAGACGTGGAAACGTCGAGATTTATGACAAAGGTCGTTTCTTTACGATGACTGGTAATAATATCGGTGGTTATCAAGGTATTGCAGAAGATGAAATGAATAAACTCTCATATCTGCATAGTAAGTATATTTTAAAGCCTGATACTGAAAAGAAAGTCATTAATACGAGCAAAGGTTTTGGTAATGATTTATCCGCAGACCAAATTATTGATATTGCTAAAAAGTCAAAGAATGGACTACGTTTTACCACATTATTTGAGGGAGACTGGTCACAGTTCTATAGCTCACAGTCAGAAGCAGACTTAGCTTTCTGTAATGATTTAGCGTTTTGGACTGCACGTGATCCACATAAAATGGATGAAATATTTAGAAAGTCAGTACTATATCGTGATAAATGGGATAACACACATGGCGATGACACATATGGCAATCAAACTATCAGTAAGGCTATTGATGGTTGTCAGAACGAGTTCATACCTGAAGTGTCGCCGGATAATGACTTTCAAATATATGTTATGGACCAAGACGTAAAACCTGCTAAAAAGAATAAACGCTATTCGTACGATGACACTGGAAATGCAGAAAGACTGAAAGATAAATTCGGAGACTTTATTCGTTACAACTATACCGCTAAAAAATGGATGTACTACGACGGTAAACGTTGGAAAGTAGACGATTCAGGAAAGATGAAGACACTTGTAGATAAGATAGTGGCAAGCCTTAAAGATGAAAAAATAGCAGCTGAACATTACGAAGGTTACAAAGAAGAAGAAATTAAAAAGTTTAGAACGAGACACTGGAAAGATTCACGTAATCACAATAAAAAAGAAAACATGATGAAAGAATGCCAGCATTTACTACCTATTCACAACCACAATTTCGATACAGATTTTTCCCTATTTAATACACAAAACGGTTACATCAATTTAAACAATGGTGAGTTATTAGACCATGATAAAAATAAATATTTTACTAAAATATCCAATATTGAATATACAGATAAAGCGGATTGTCCGAAGTGGGAGCAATTTTTAGATGATATTTTTCTAGGAAATCAAGAGTTGATTAAATTTATTCAACGTTGCATCGGCTACTCGCTATCAGGATATACCACAGAGCAAGTTTTGTTCGTTTTATATGGTAACGGTCGTAATGGTAAATCAGTATTCTTAGATGTCATTAATGAAGTGTTTGGAGACTACTCAACGAATATTCAACCACAGGTGATTATGACATCGAAGTTAGGTAACAACGGTGGTCCTACGCCTGAATTGGCAAAGTTAGATGGAGCGAGATTTGTTACCACAACAGAACCTAATGAGGGCGACAGATTCGACGAAGGATTGTTAAAACAGATTACCGGTGGTGACAGAATATCTGCTCGTAAATTACATGAGAACAGTTTCGAATTTACACCACAATTAAAACTGTGGATGGCAACTAACCATAAACCATATGTACGTGGTACTGATGAAGGGATTTGGAGACGATTTGTAATTATTCCATTTGCTAAACAAATACCGCTTCATGAAGTAGATCGTGAGTTGCCTCAAAAGTTAAAAGAAGAACTGCCTGCAATCATTAAGTGGTGTGTTGATGGTTACCTTGAATGGCAACGTATCGGATTATCCGAACCCGCAATTGTAAAAGAGCAGAGAGATGAGTACAGAGCGGAAATGGACCCTATAGAAATGTTTTTAGAAGAATGTTGTGTCAGAAAAAATGAGATGACACGTATTAAAAGTAGTGTGTTATTTCAGGCTTACGATGATTGGGCGAAAGAAAATAATCAATACAGAATGACAAATACTAAATTTGGAATAGAAATGAAGAAAAAGCTAAAGTGGTTAACTTCAAATGGCGTTCATTATTTAGGAGTTGAATTACTAAAAGAACATAATCCTAATTATTTCAAATTGAAGATGTAA
- a CDS encoding DUF669 domain-containing protein, producing the protein MTNFTLNMEDTFDGGIQDGTYETVITKFEENATQSGTEYVDVQLTIRNDIDQKNKNSKIFHKIWKAKATGKYDMRFFNTIGAAAQLQQGKAYKSIEELFTDFLGKSVRVSVKNETSEYNGKTYENLNVKRWENTKFPELNHKFKTEDGSNPFNVGQSAPEPDYPF; encoded by the coding sequence ATGACAAACTTTACTTTAAACATGGAAGATACTTTCGACGGAGGTATTCAAGACGGTACTTATGAAACAGTAATTACTAAATTTGAGGAAAACGCTACTCAATCAGGTACTGAATATGTGGATGTACAATTAACAATTCGTAACGATATTGATCAAAAGAATAAGAACAGTAAAATCTTCCACAAGATTTGGAAAGCAAAAGCTACTGGTAAATACGACATGCGTTTCTTTAACACAATTGGAGCAGCTGCACAATTACAACAAGGCAAGGCTTATAAATCAATTGAAGAATTATTCACAGACTTCTTAGGAAAATCAGTGAGAGTGTCAGTTAAAAACGAGACATCAGAGTACAACGGTAAAACGTATGAAAACTTAAATGTAAAGCGTTGGGAGAATACGAAGTTCCCTGAATTAAATCACAAATTTAAAACTGAAGACGGTTCTAATCCATTCAATGTAGGTCAATCGGCACCTGAACCTGACTACCCATTTTAA
- a CDS encoding DEAD/DEAH box helicase, producing the protein MIALRDYQHELLDGIHQSMANNNKRIMVQSPAGSGKTVTMSELVRRANEKNNRVLTVVHRNELVSQISQTFSANNVDWNLSQVGMVQTISNRVKKGTVIEPTIIVIDEAHHALSKTYRNIINAFPNAYVIGFTATPCRLNGQGFTDLFDDIVLGKTVKWLIDNKRLAPYKYLSIDLINHEKLKHQRGEYSQKSISEAFDKKIYGDVLKNYEQYAKGLKTIIYAYNVESSKRVAEQFKQKGYKAYHLDGKAKTQERLEVVEKFREGEIDILTNAELFGEGFDIPDCHCVILLRPTESLSLFIQQTMRAMRYQPNKKAIIIDLVNNWSIHELPDSDRDWLKYFEGKPPREKSEIHVKECPECLNVIFSNQKECPECGHDFTTETKETAYAVEDVELEEITEENIIRLQFKKPSECKSMKELYELAESLNYKPGWAYYQGKILGLIN; encoded by the coding sequence ATGATAGCCCTACGTGATTATCAACATGAATTACTAGATGGCATTCATCAAAGTATGGCGAATAATAACAAACGGATAATGGTACAAAGCCCTGCAGGCAGTGGGAAAACGGTGACAATGAGTGAGCTTGTGAGACGTGCAAACGAAAAGAATAATCGAGTGTTGACAGTCGTTCACAGGAACGAACTAGTGTCGCAAATATCACAAACCTTTTCTGCAAATAATGTTGATTGGAATTTATCTCAAGTAGGCATGGTGCAGACCATTTCAAATAGAGTTAAAAAAGGCACAGTAATAGAACCGACAATCATCGTTATAGATGAAGCACATCACGCATTATCTAAAACGTATAGAAATATTATTAATGCATTCCCGAACGCTTATGTAATAGGGTTCACCGCAACGCCGTGCAGATTGAATGGTCAAGGGTTTACAGATTTATTCGACGATATTGTGCTAGGTAAAACTGTTAAATGGTTGATTGATAATAAACGTTTAGCACCCTATAAATATTTATCAATTGATCTAATAAATCACGAAAAATTAAAACATCAACGTGGTGAATATTCGCAGAAATCTATTTCAGAAGCTTTCGATAAAAAGATATATGGTGATGTACTTAAAAATTATGAGCAGTATGCCAAAGGGTTAAAGACAATTATCTATGCATACAATGTTGAATCCAGTAAACGTGTTGCAGAGCAGTTTAAACAAAAAGGCTACAAAGCTTATCACCTAGACGGCAAGGCTAAAACACAAGAACGTTTAGAGGTCGTTGAGAAATTCAGGGAAGGTGAGATTGATATATTAACTAACGCTGAATTGTTCGGTGAGGGATTTGATATACCTGATTGTCATTGCGTGATACTGCTTAGACCAACTGAATCGTTAAGTTTATTCATTCAACAAACCATGCGCGCTATGCGTTATCAACCTAATAAAAAAGCAATCATTATTGATTTGGTTAACAATTGGAGCATTCATGAATTACCTGATTCTGATAGAGATTGGTTGAAATATTTTGAAGGTAAACCACCTCGTGAAAAATCTGAAATACATGTGAAAGAATGTCCTGAATGTTTAAACGTTATATTTTCAAATCAAAAAGAATGTCCTGAATGTGGACACGATTTTACTACAGAAACTAAAGAAACTGCTTATGCAGTCGAAGATGTAGAACTTGAAGAAATTACTGAAGAAAACATTATCAGATTGCAATTCAAAAAACCTAGTGAATGCAAGTCGATGAAAGAATTATACGAGCTTGCAGAATCACTTAACTACAAGCCTGGTTGGGCTTACTATCAAGGCAAAATTTTAGGATTAATAAATTAA
- a CDS encoding AAA family ATPase: MAFNISSAKDITTDKATYFIYGKPGSGKTHTLNYLPGKTLYVNVDKSERPLKGNENIDILEFNSHEAWEEWGELMKWFADKKNKSILDKYDNIVIDNLSELFRSMLADLGRSGKNHRVPEMSHYQRVDFFTIDSLRYLQSLNKRLVLLAWETNYDFFTPAGQQITQSVPDIRKTIRDNVAGLCQVVARLIVNKESGKRGFILMPTNQIFAKNQLDSREHCLQEDLFKVGGSDDSPT, encoded by the coding sequence ATGGCTTTCAATATATCAAGTGCGAAAGATATTACAACAGATAAGGCGACTTACTTTATTTACGGTAAACCAGGTAGTGGTAAGACACATACTCTTAATTATTTACCTGGTAAAACGCTATACGTCAACGTAGACAAGTCTGAACGCCCCCTAAAAGGCAATGAGAACATTGACATCTTAGAATTTAATTCTCACGAAGCATGGGAAGAATGGGGCGAATTAATGAAATGGTTTGCTGATAAGAAGAATAAATCGATACTTGATAAATACGATAACATCGTTATTGATAACTTATCGGAATTGTTTAGATCAATGCTTGCTGATTTAGGTCGTTCCGGTAAAAACCATCGTGTCCCTGAAATGTCGCATTATCAACGAGTAGACTTTTTTACAATTGATAGCTTGCGATACCTGCAATCATTAAACAAACGTTTGGTATTGCTAGCGTGGGAAACAAACTACGACTTTTTTACACCTGCCGGACAACAAATCACACAATCTGTACCTGATATTCGTAAAACAATACGTGATAACGTTGCAGGGTTATGCCAGGTAGTCGCTAGATTAATCGTAAATAAAGAATCGGGTAAACGAGGATTTATCCTGATGCCAACGAATCAGATATTCGCTAAAAATCAATTAGATAGCAGAGAACACTGTTTACAAGAGGATTTATTTAAAGTGGGTGGCAGTGATGATAGCCCTACGTGA
- a CDS encoding siphovirus Gp157 family protein yields MTNLFQLSTSYQQVLDLIEQGMNPEYLKDTLDSIEVELNVKVDNTIGLKRSVDADIDAIDKEIKRLQELKQQKQNFSERLKNYLQEMLDIQGLQKFRTSTNYIYKRKNAPSVHITNEKLIGSDYWISQSPKLNKKQIKEDIKAGITVEGAELRDSESLVIK; encoded by the coding sequence ATGACTAACCTTTTCCAATTATCAACAAGTTATCAACAAGTACTTGATTTAATCGAACAAGGTATGAACCCTGAATATTTAAAAGATACACTCGACTCAATTGAAGTCGAATTGAATGTAAAGGTCGATAATACAATTGGACTCAAACGCAGTGTGGACGCTGATATCGATGCAATCGACAAGGAAATCAAGCGTCTCCAAGAACTTAAGCAACAGAAACAAAACTTCTCTGAAAGATTGAAAAATTATCTTCAAGAGATGTTGGACATTCAAGGGTTACAGAAATTTAGAACATCTACAAATTACATCTACAAACGTAAGAATGCGCCTAGTGTGCACATTACTAATGAAAAGTTAATCGGTAGTGATTACTGGATATCACAATCGCCGAAACTGAATAAAAAACAAATAAAAGAAGATATTAAAGCAGGCATCACAGTAGAGGGTGCGGAATTGCGTGACAGTGAAAGTTTGGTGATTAAGTAA
- a CDS encoding helix-turn-helix domain-containing protein — MSTRRYVNLRLLLEKRGLKHQEVAKMIGMTPAKFSQKINRNKSDFTLAEASLICDVLNVSMDEYFFVHDVSKMRR; from the coding sequence ATGAGTACTAGAAGATATGTCAATTTGAGATTGCTACTTGAAAAAAGAGGTTTAAAACATCAAGAAGTAGCCAAAATGATAGGAATGACACCAGCAAAGTTTAGCCAAAAAATTAACCGTAATAAAAGTGATTTTACTTTAGCAGAGGCCAGTCTTATTTGCGACGTGTTAAATGTATCTATGGACGAATATTTTTTTGTTCATGATGTCTCAAAAATGAGACGCTAG
- a CDS encoding helix-turn-helix domain-containing protein: MSNFGENLVSLRKSRNLSLVELTNQLNNRFDVKFSKASIDRWEKGTTSPSVSHASALAQFFGVTLDELSGREEIDMEHQETIAAHFDKDNLTEEEMEEVRQFIEFIKNRKK; the protein is encoded by the coding sequence ATGTCAAATTTCGGAGAAAACTTAGTATCGTTACGAAAAAGTAGAAATTTATCATTAGTTGAACTTACAAACCAATTAAATAATAGATTTGATGTTAAATTTTCTAAAGCCTCTATCGATAGATGGGAAAAAGGTACTACCTCTCCATCAGTATCGCACGCTTCAGCACTAGCTCAATTTTTCGGAGTAACATTAGATGAATTGAGTGGTAGAGAAGAAATAGATATGGAACACCAAGAAACAATAGCAGCACATTTCGATAAGGATAATTTGACTGAAGAAGAAATGGAGGAAGTACGTCAATTTATTGAATTTATTAAAAATCGTAAAAAGTAA
- a CDS encoding ImmA/IrrE family metallo-endopeptidase has product MKYENLLIENGNIDVVETSSLPHFQSGLYYEGTIYIKENMSAYKKHETLAEEIAHHKITYGNILDQSKILNRKLENKAKRKAYESVISIQGIIDAYEYGVHNLHEMSLFFEVTEGFVQDTINHYKQKYGLMVQYKSYNICFEPLIIYKDIQGRNFDEV; this is encoded by the coding sequence TTGAAGTATGAAAATTTATTAATAGAAAATGGCAACATAGATGTGGTTGAGACATCTTCCCTTCCACACTTTCAAAGCGGTCTATATTACGAGGGAACAATTTACATAAAAGAAAATATGAGTGCGTATAAAAAGCATGAAACGCTTGCTGAAGAAATCGCACATCATAAAATTACATATGGTAACATCTTAGATCAGTCAAAAATTCTAAATAGAAAATTAGAAAATAAAGCGAAACGTAAAGCTTACGAATCAGTAATAAGCATTCAAGGTATAATCGATGCTTATGAATATGGCGTTCATAACTTGCACGAGATGTCTCTTTTTTTTGAGGTTACAGAAGGTTTTGTGCAAGACACTATAAATCATTACAAACAAAAATATGGTTTAATGGTTCAATACAAAAGCTACAATATTTGTTTCGAACCTTTAATAATATATAAGGATATTCAGGGGAGGAATTTTGATGAAGTTTAG
- a CDS encoding tyrosine-type recombinase/integrase, with the protein MASFEKRGKTWRFKVHYIDEQKNKKYISKSGFKTKVEAKRAAIEVENSLNKGMKENKNYLLNDWLEYYLKTWRNDKLSQSTIEIEKFSEKRVMSFYGNISLKNITPSKHQEFINDLIKKGYSKSTIKKSHGFLKRALQRAMYDRLIHFNPCDGIELKHSDLNEPQKAQYLPKEQIKPFLEMVKKRDVHQYYMFRTMIETGIRVGEANALQWSDYNNKDKTLSITKSYDQKHDRWNTTKNKEHRTIYITDDLAKELTKLKYLQNANRIVNEDIYNQANDFIFCNAFGDPLPRSTTHNTMVYVTSKLLGEENKLSIHKLRHTHATLLLESDVPMKVIQERLGHKTMAITEQVYSHVTEKMNQKAKENFEKYINEKNIF; encoded by the coding sequence ATGGCATCTTTTGAAAAAAGAGGTAAAACTTGGCGTTTTAAAGTGCATTATATTGATGAACAAAAGAACAAAAAATATATAAGTAAAAGCGGTTTTAAAACTAAAGTGGAGGCAAAGCGTGCTGCTATCGAAGTTGAAAATTCTTTAAATAAAGGCATGAAAGAGAACAAAAATTATCTGCTTAACGATTGGCTAGAATACTATTTAAAAACATGGCGCAATGATAAATTAAGCCAAAGTACTATTGAGATTGAAAAATTTTCAGAAAAACGTGTAATGAGCTTTTATGGCAACATATCTCTCAAAAACATCACACCTTCAAAACATCAAGAATTTATCAATGACTTAATCAAAAAAGGTTATAGTAAGTCAACTATCAAGAAGTCACATGGATTTTTAAAAAGAGCACTGCAACGCGCTATGTATGATCGCCTTATACATTTCAATCCGTGTGACGGCATCGAACTTAAACACAGTGATTTAAACGAACCTCAAAAAGCGCAATATTTACCTAAAGAGCAAATCAAACCCTTTTTAGAGATGGTTAAGAAAAGAGACGTTCATCAATATTATATGTTTAGAACAATGATTGAAACTGGAATACGGGTTGGTGAAGCAAACGCGCTACAATGGTCCGACTACAACAATAAAGATAAAACGCTATCTATTACAAAATCCTATGACCAAAAGCATGACAGATGGAATACCACTAAAAACAAAGAGCATAGAACCATTTATATTACCGATGATTTAGCCAAAGAGTTAACCAAATTAAAATATCTTCAAAATGCAAACCGAATAGTTAATGAAGATATTTATAATCAGGCTAATGACTTTATATTCTGTAATGCTTTCGGCGACCCTCTCCCACGTAGTACAACACACAATACAATGGTGTATGTAACTAGTAAATTATTAGGAGAAGAAAACAAACTGAGCATTCACAAATTAAGACATACACATGCAACACTTTTGTTGGAAAGTGATGTACCTATGAAAGTTATTCAGGAACGGCTTGGACATAAAACGATGGCTATCACCGAACAAGTTTATAGTCATGTAACTGAAAAGATGAATCAAAAAGCAAAAGAAAACTTCGAAAAATACATCAATGAAAAAAATATTTTCTAG